The window ATTCATGACCCATGGTTGTGATTTTACCCACCAAAATCTGGTACACCTCAATTTCCGCGGGTATACTACTCCACAATCTTGTTTTGGAGGACAAGTGAATCACACGCATCAGGTTGTTTTCATTGATCGACTCCGTGGTTCCATCTCGTAACGATCTCGTGCGTGCGGCGCCGGCCATGGCGGCGAACGAGACCGCCTCCACGCACCGCCTGTCGTCCACCACAGGCGTGCACCTGCTCAAGGTCGCCGGACACTCCCTGATCAAAGGAGCCAGCACCAGCGTCGAGTCCAAGCCCTTCCGCGTCGGCGGCCACGACTGGGTCGTCGAGTACTACCCCTACGGCAACAAGAACGCCGGCGAGCAACACACGTCCGTcttcatcaacttggaaaaccccgGGGAGGCCATTGTCCGGGCGAACTACTCCTTCTGCCTCCAAGGCCCTGGCTCGCCGGTGACGGGGGAGAAGACCACAGTTAACGGCAGCACGCACGATTTCTCCGCCGCGCACAAGAGCTACGGGTTCAGCAAGTTCGTGCGCAAAGCCGATCTAACCAAGTGGGGCTACCTCAACGACGACTGCCTCCTGATCAAGTGCACCGTCGAGATCATCTCCTCCGACATCTTCGAGGGCCACGGAGACGACGACACGAGCGTCGTCGTGCCACCCTCGGAACTGACCAGAGATATCGGCAAGATCCTAGACGACGGCCTCAAGGCGGACATGACCGTCAAGATCGGCTGGTTCAGGAGGTTCAAGGTGCACGCGTGCGTGCTCGCCGCGCGGTCGCCGGTCTTCCGCGCGCAGCTGTGCGGCTCCATGGTGGAGAGCAGGCGAAGCAGCATTCGCGTCAGGGGCATATGCGCAAGTGTCTTCGAGGCCCTACTGTATTACATGTACAAGGACACCCTGCCGCCGTTCATGGAGGAGGCCACCGAGGAGGCTACGAACATGGCGCAGCATCTGCTCGTCGCTGCCGACCGGTACGCCATGGAGAGGCTGAAGCTGAGCTGCGAGAGCAAGCTGAGCAAGGCGCTGGATGCCAAGACGGTGGGTTTCACCGTGGATTTCGCCGAGCGACACAACTGCCAGCAACTCAAGAATTGTTGTGTCAAGTACATGGCGAGAACCTGTGAGGAATAACCCAACCATGCCAAAATAACCCAACTAGGCCAGGAGAGAAAAAAAGTTTTGCTAGTTAAACTTGCATATGTAAAGAACTTTCACCTCCCCTGTGAGGAATTTCCCGCTTAATTTTGCAGACATGTTTTTTAAAGGGTCTGTCTAAGTCTTAATCGGCTGATGTCATtcgtcttttttttttctttctagaaCGCGTTATCCCTTTGTTGTTTATTGTCCAGCccatatccttgttgcttgttgctTTTTGAGCTGGTCATGTCTTTGTGCGTCTTAGCGTTGGGTCAGCGAGTTTGTGTAACATATTTCTTCGACGCTGCTGCTCATCAACTCGTGTGGTGCACCAGTCGGGTATATTAGCCGTTGTAGGTAACCTAAAAGAATTGTTGTACGTAGAATTTTCTTAAGGACTGTGCTCACTTCTGACTAGTCGGAATTTAGCGATAGATTCGAAGTTCGGAACGCACGCAGCGGATGCCTATCTCGCATGCAGTGGACGCATATCCTGCTATTTTTTTTTGCATCAAGCGCACCTATTGAACCCAATTAACAatgcatacactagtagaaaaatgtcTATTTATTCCGGTTCTAGATGCCCATTTGTCCcaattctggaaccgggactaaagggtcgggactaaagaCCAAAACCTTTAGTCCTGATTCGCTTATGAACCGGGACAGGTggtgctccacgtggccgctgcggcgagcccaggcaggagggcctttagtcccggttggtaacaccaaccgggaccaaaaaggatccacgcgtcagcagctcagGAGCTGGGTTTTTTTATTTTANNNNNNNNNNNNNNNNNNNNNNNNNNNNNNNNNNNNNNNNNNNNNNNNNNNNNNNNNNNNNNNNNNNNNNNNNNNNNNNNNNNNNNNNNNNNNNNNNNNNNNNNNNNNNNNNNNNNNNNNNNNNNNNNNNNNNNNNGGGGTTTTGGATGGTTAATTTAagagtttcatatattgtgttagctagctaatagagagaagtgacatctcttatctccgtgcttggtcgacgctaggtACTATACGTATGGAGAGAActtgacacgctagctagtaagcaaacgaaggaaccattaagtacacaagatcgccatgaacatatgaacatatatacagaaagaagtgatcgacctctccttctccgagagattgtttgaacaacaagtttttgtatatctatccgacgctactagctacatatatacaatataagatctcttacaatccctaacatcgGAAGTCAATTTTCACATGGTATTGTCCGGCtggattgatgacgtggtcaagaaagaatcccgtcaattcctcttgaattgctcgtatgcaatcttttggtaggagttcatcccgcatctgccagatctaaattgaagaagagggtcaatacatgtgtatgaatgaaactcaacacaaatgatggtagtaaaataaaattgtgaatatttttgcttacccacttcatattgtttttcagagtagccccgcttattagaggtcgtcgcgttgtagatgaactcgcaaacgtagtatccacagaaatcattcccggcttcctgctacaagcactttacgagaaatagaggtcaatcaaactgataagcaagcatgctaaatggtattgatgaaactagctagaatcaatgggagatgcgcggaactaggtagtagtacttactttcgggtgttgaAATCGCAGCTCGGTCGGCAGTCCCGGAGCAATTacggtgaactctttccaaaccctgccagacaaagaaaataattacctgatatgaggaaatgaacaaagttgccgatatggtgcgataatgatcgattggacttacttctggagcattcgagtccgcatagtcctcgggatcttttcgtctcgagtctaagatggttactactccttgctcaagcttaatctctaggagaataaagtggaagctacGCACGCAAGCATAACCCAtcagttacattactataacctagagtaataagggaaacctcacttgaagttgtaaggaaatagtattttatctttgctttgatttttgagcaacgattgtagcaagttgtcctcggtttctGTGACATTGTGTTTAACCGTCCATTCAtgtatgatatttgggttaatgaacccaatgtcatagatttgtgcttttctgcgttcgacgatcttcaatctgcataatacagtgaggataattatatacacATGCaacgaaagagctgagctatatatagagacttaattacagaagtagtacttacagacaatagcaagtcACGAGTGATTTGTCGAGAGccttttgattgtataactgaaaaaaCTCATCAAAATCACTAGTAATCATATCCGATCCAACgaagtcgtgctcctctttaattatcatcatcaaagcatccttcccagacttgctgcaggtttccatgtatcaTTCAtgaaatcttcgcatcatcgttgttagaggaggacttccatctttgacgagaggcttcccatactggTATATGAATTCGTCCACCTTCATTGTATAGAGATAGAtttaagacgcttaattggactttcacaaagcacataccttaacaagtttttgaagtagttcaaaatggaatagtcaaagaaggagttcttgcctgtgttgcaaggtgtgaagttgagtaaagactcaaaagccgaccacggcagaaaatagaaa is drawn from Triticum dicoccoides isolate Atlit2015 ecotype Zavitan chromosome 6B, WEW_v2.0, whole genome shotgun sequence and contains these coding sequences:
- the LOC119320913 gene encoding BTB/POZ and MATH domain-containing protein 1-like — encoded protein: MAANETASTHRLSSTTGVHLLKVAGHSLIKGASTSVESKPFRVGGHDWVVEYYPYGNKNAGEQHTSVFINLENPGEAIVRANYSFCLQGPGSPVTGEKTTVNGSTHDFSAAHKSYGFSKFVRKADLTKWGYLNDDCLLIKCTVEIISSDIFEGHGDDDTSVVVPPSELTRDIGKILDDGLKADMTVKIGWFRRFKVHACVLAARSPVFRAQLCGSMVESRRSSIRVRGICASVFEALLYYMYKDTLPPFMEEATEEATNMAQHLLVAADRYAMERLKLSCESKLSKALDAKTVGFTVDFAERHNCQQLKNCCVKYMPPEWRRLSSVVAYEVKKEAECSDAPEHLEQRLLSSAVADEAEEEADYSDATEEAKEEAECRPHTPEEL